CTGCGCGCCGCCCTGATAGCCGCATCGCTGCAGACCGTAGCAGCCCCGGAAACCCCCCTCCAGGAAGCAGAGAAGTGAGCACCACCGACCCCGCAGCACCCCGCACCGCACCGCGCTGGCAGCGCAAGGGCACCGTCATCATGGGCGCCGTCCTGCTGGCTGCCCTGGCCTTCGGCACCACCACCCGCACCTGGCTGAACGTGGCCCTGCCGGCCACCACCGTGGCGACCCCCGACGTCGCGGTCTCCGGGTCCGACGCCGCCACCGCCGTCACGGCCTTCGCCGTGGTGGGTGTGGCAGCAGCGCTGGCCGCGGCCATCGCGGGCCGGATAGGACGCTGGATCACCGCCGTCATCCTGGTGGTGGCCGGGGTAGGCGTGGCAGCAGCCAGCTACCGGATCATCAGCGATCCGCTGCAGGGAGCCGCCGGGGCCATCGGCAAGGCCATCGGCGTCACCTCCGCCCAAGGGACCGAGGTGGAACTGACCGCCATGCCGTACGCCGCCCTGGTGATCGGCATCCTGATGGCCCTCTCCGGCATCTGGCTCGCCCTGGCCGGGCGGCACTGGACCACCTCGCGCCGCTACGCTGCGGCACCGGCTGCGGCGGCAGGCACGGACGACGCCGGCAGCATCCCGGAACCAGGCACCCCGGGATCAGGTACGCCGGAGATCGGCAGCCAGGCAGCCCAAAAGCAGGCAGCTGCGGACAACAGCGCCGAACCGATGGATGAAATCGACGGTTGGGACCGGCTCACCCGGGGCGAAGACCCCACTGATAAGTAGCCCGATAAGTAGCCCGCTAAGCAGCTTCCCGGGCCTCACCGGCCAGTCAGACCAAACAAGTTACGCCGGACACCGGCGCAATATGTGAAAGGGTTTCCGCCCAGTAATGGCAGAATGGAAACCAGATTCGTTAAGAGGAGATTCAGCATGAGCACAAACGCCACCGACCAGCACCTTGACGCCGGCCAGGAAAACGAAGGCGAAACCCACGCCAACATCCATGACGAGACCATTGGCCACGGCAACACCCCCGCTGCCTGGACCTGCGTCCTGATCATGATCGTGGGCGCCGCGGTTTCGTCCGTCGCCTACGTTATGGCCAGCTACATCGGCTTCTTCGCCGGCATCGCAGTTATGCTCGTAGGCCTGCTCGTGGGCTTCATCATGCGCAAGGCAGGCTACGGCGTCAACGGTTCGAAGCTGAAGAACAGCAGCCACTAAGTGAGCGTTCTCGACGTCATCATTGCCGGCGTTCGGGAGGACCTCTCCGAACGCCGGCAAAGTGTCCCGTTCGAGGAGCTCCGCGAACAGGCACTGGGCGCCCCGGCAGCACTGGACGCGTACGCTGCCTTGGGCGGCACCGCCTCCCCGCGCAGCGAGCTGCGCGTGATTGCCGAGGTTAAGCGCAGCAGCCCCTCCAAGGGCACCCTGGCCGACATCGCCGATCCCGCCGCCCTCGCCGCAGCCTACGAGCGCGGCGGAGCGGCCGTGATCAGCGTGCTCACCGAGCAGCGCCGGTTCCGGGGATCGCTGGCAGACCTGGACGCCGTCCGCGCAGCTGTGGGCATTCCCGTGCTGCGCAAGGACTTCACCGTTGACGAATACCAGATCTGGGAAGCCCGCGCCCACGGCGCGGACCTGGTCCTGCTGATTGTCGCCGCGCTGGACGATTCCCAGCTGCGCGCCTTCCTGGATCTCACCCATGAACTGGGCATGAACGCCCTCGTGGAAACGCACACCCCGGAGGAAGTCGACCGGGCCGTGGCACTGGGTGCCCGCCTCATCGGCATCAACGTCCGCAACCTCAAGACCCTGGACGTAGACCGTGCCGTCTTCGCCCCGCTGGCCGCCGGTATTCCGGCCGGACCCGTAGTGATTGCCGAGTCCGGTGTACGCGACGCCGCCGACGTCGAGCATTATGCCGCCAATGGAGCCAATGCCGTGTTGGTGGGCGAGGCCCTGGTGAAGCATGCCTCACCGGCCGAAACCATCGGTGAATTCACCGCGACCGGTGCCAAGGCCATTGCCGCCCGCAGTTGGCGCAGCCCCGGTGAAAGCTGACCCATAGCACCACATCCCCTCTGCCCGGGCCGCCACGGTCCGGGCTCAAGCAGGACAGGACACCACCCAATGATCGGGAAGTCGGAACAGGCACAGGCAGCCGGTGCTGCCGCAGAAACCGGAACCGGAAGCGTCACTGAGGCCTTCCTCAACGGGGGAGTTTCCTCCCTGCGCCACGCCTCCGGTCCGTACTTCGGCGAATACGGCGGCCGATGGATGCCCGAATCCCTGATTGCTGCCCTGGACGAGCTGGAAGACACCTTCGAGAAGGCCAAGGCCGATCCGGAGTTCCGCGCCCAGATCGCGGACCTGAACAAGAACTACTCCGGGCGCCCGTCCCTGCTCACCGAGGCCAAGCGCTTCTCCCAGCACGCCGGGGGAGTGCGGATCTTCCTCAAGCGCGAAGACCTCAACCACACCGGCTCGCACAAGATCAACAACGTGCTCGGCCAGGCCCTGCTCGCCAAGCGGATGGGCAAGACCCGCGTTATTGCCGAAACCGGCGCCGGCCAGCACGGCGTGGCCAGTGCCACCGCGGCTGCCCTGCTCGGGCTGGAGTGCGTGGTCTACATGGGCGCGGAGGACACCCGCCGCCAGGCCCTTAACGTGGCCCGCATGGAACTGCTCGGCGCCAAGGTCATCCCCGTAACCAACGGCTCCCAGACGTTGAAGGACGCCATCAACGAAGCCCTGCGGGACTGGGTGGCCAACGTGGACAACACCCACTACCTGCTGGGCACCGCTGCCGGCGCGCACCCGTTCCCGGCCATGGTCCGGTACTTCCACGAAGTGATCGGCGAGGAAGCCCGCGCCCAGATGCTGGAGCAGGCCGGACGCCTGCCGGACGCCGTCTGCGCCTGCATCGGCGGCGGCTCCAACGCCATCGGCATCTTCCACGGCTTCCTGGATGACCCGGAAGTGAAGATCTACGGCTTCGAGGCAGGCGGCGACGGCGTCGAAACCGGCCGGCACGCAGCCACCATCACGCTGGGCCGCCCGGGCGTGCTGCACGGCGCCCGCTCCTACCTGATGCAGGATGAGGACGGCCAGACCACTGAGTCGCATTCCATCTCTGCCGGCCTGGACTACCCGGGTGTGGGACCTGAGCACGCCTACCTGCACGACATTGGCCGGGTCAGCTACGAACCGATCACCGATGCCGAGGCCATGGAGGCCTTCCAGCTGCTCTGCCGCACCGAAGGCATCATCCCCGCCATCGAGTCCGCGCACGCCCTGGCCGGCGCCATCAAGGTGGGCCAGCGCCTGGCCGCCGAGGCCGGCTCCGACGGAAATGTTTCCGAGAAGATTGTGCTGGTCAACCTCTCCGGCCGCGGCGACAAGGACGTGGCCACCGCCGCCGAATGGTTCAACCTGCTGGACAACGAGTCAGCCGAAGCCGAAATCGGCAAAGAAGGGGAACAGCTTTGAGCACCGAGGTACAGCAGAGCAAGGCCGCCGCCGCAATTGACCGGGCGGCAGCTGACGGCCGCGCAGCGCTGATCGGTTACCTGCCCGCCGGCTATCCCAGCGTCCAGGAAACCATCAACGCGGGCATTGCCTTGGCCGAGAACGGTGCCGACCTCATTGAAATCGGCATCCCGTACTCCGATCCGGTCATGGACGGGCACGTGATCCAGGCCGCGACAACCCAGGCCCTGGCCCAGGGATTCCGCGTGGCGCAGGTGTTCGACGTCGTCGCCGGCATCACCGCGGCCACCGACGCCGCCGTGCTGGTGATGACCTACTGGAACCCCGTGGTCCGGATGGGCGTGGACGAGTTCTCCCGCCGCCTGGCCGAAGCCGGGGGAGCAGGGCTCATCACACCGGACCTGGTCCCGGATGAAGCCAGCGAATGGTTCGAAGCCTCGGACAAGTACGGACTGGACCGCGTGTTCCTCGTGGCGCCGTCCTCCACACCGGCCCGGATGAAGAGCACCGTTGCCGCCAGCCGCGGGTTTGTCTATGCGGTGTCCATCATGGGCGTCACCGGCGCCCGGGACAGTGTCAGTGACGCCGCGCAGGACGTGGTCAGCGCGGCCCGAGCCGCCGGTGCCGAACGGGTGTGCGTGGGCCTGGGTGTATCCCGCGCCGAGCATGTCCGCGAGATCGGCGCCTACGCCGACGGCGTTATTGTGGGCACGGCCCTGGTGGCCGCCCTGCGCGACGGCGGTGCCGACGCCGTCGCAGACCTGACCCGTGAGCTCAGTACCGGTACCCCGAAGGGCAACGCATGAACCCGATCCTGGTGCCCGCGGGCATCCCCAGCCCTTCGGCCGAATTCGCCAGCTTCTCCCTGGGGCCGCTGACCATCCACGCCTACGCCCTGTGCATCCTCGCCGGCATCGTGTTGGCGCTGTGGCTTACTTCCCGGCGCTGGAAGGACCGCGGCCTGCCCGCGGACGCCGTCTGGGACATTTCCATCTGGGCCATTCCCTTCGGCATCATCGGCGGCCGGCTCTACCATGTCATCTCTTCCCCGGACGCCTACTTCGGCGCCGACGGCGACCTGGCCCTGATCCCGCAGATCTGGCGGGGCGGGCTGGGCATCTGGGGTGCCGTGGCGCTGGGGGCCGTGGGCGCCTGGATCGGCTGCCGCCGGGCCGGGATCAAGCTCTCCACCTTCGCCGACGTCGGCGCGCCGGGCCTGCTGCTGGCGCAGGCGGTGGGCCGCTGGGGCAACTGGTTCAACCAGGAACTCTTCGGCTCCGAAACCGACCTGCCCTGGG
This Arthrobacter sp. zg-Y20 DNA region includes the following protein-coding sequences:
- a CDS encoding Trp biosynthesis-associated membrane protein, coding for MSTTDPAAPRTAPRWQRKGTVIMGAVLLAALAFGTTTRTWLNVALPATTVATPDVAVSGSDAATAVTAFAVVGVAAALAAAIAGRIGRWITAVILVVAGVGVAAASYRIISDPLQGAAGAIGKAIGVTSAQGTEVELTAMPYAALVIGILMALSGIWLALAGRHWTTSRRYAAAPAAAAGTDDAGSIPEPGTPGSGTPEIGSQAAQKQAAADNSAEPMDEIDGWDRLTRGEDPTDK
- a CDS encoding HGxxPAAW family protein, whose translation is MSTNATDQHLDAGQENEGETHANIHDETIGHGNTPAAWTCVLIMIVGAAVSSVAYVMASYIGFFAGIAVMLVGLLVGFIMRKAGYGVNGSKLKNSSH
- the trpC gene encoding indole-3-glycerol phosphate synthase TrpC; protein product: MSVLDVIIAGVREDLSERRQSVPFEELREQALGAPAALDAYAALGGTASPRSELRVIAEVKRSSPSKGTLADIADPAALAAAYERGGAAVISVLTEQRRFRGSLADLDAVRAAVGIPVLRKDFTVDEYQIWEARAHGADLVLLIVAALDDSQLRAFLDLTHELGMNALVETHTPEEVDRAVALGARLIGINVRNLKTLDVDRAVFAPLAAGIPAGPVVIAESGVRDAADVEHYAANGANAVLVGEALVKHASPAETIGEFTATGAKAIAARSWRSPGES
- the trpB gene encoding tryptophan synthase subunit beta, which encodes MIGKSEQAQAAGAAAETGTGSVTEAFLNGGVSSLRHASGPYFGEYGGRWMPESLIAALDELEDTFEKAKADPEFRAQIADLNKNYSGRPSLLTEAKRFSQHAGGVRIFLKREDLNHTGSHKINNVLGQALLAKRMGKTRVIAETGAGQHGVASATAAALLGLECVVYMGAEDTRRQALNVARMELLGAKVIPVTNGSQTLKDAINEALRDWVANVDNTHYLLGTAAGAHPFPAMVRYFHEVIGEEARAQMLEQAGRLPDAVCACIGGGSNAIGIFHGFLDDPEVKIYGFEAGGDGVETGRHAATITLGRPGVLHGARSYLMQDEDGQTTESHSISAGLDYPGVGPEHAYLHDIGRVSYEPITDAEAMEAFQLLCRTEGIIPAIESAHALAGAIKVGQRLAAEAGSDGNVSEKIVLVNLSGRGDKDVATAAEWFNLLDNESAEAEIGKEGEQL
- the trpA gene encoding tryptophan synthase subunit alpha is translated as MSTEVQQSKAAAAIDRAAADGRAALIGYLPAGYPSVQETINAGIALAENGADLIEIGIPYSDPVMDGHVIQAATTQALAQGFRVAQVFDVVAGITAATDAAVLVMTYWNPVVRMGVDEFSRRLAEAGGAGLITPDLVPDEASEWFEASDKYGLDRVFLVAPSSTPARMKSTVAASRGFVYAVSIMGVTGARDSVSDAAQDVVSAARAAGAERVCVGLGVSRAEHVREIGAYADGVIVGTALVAALRDGGADAVADLTRELSTGTPKGNA